One Anthonomus grandis grandis chromosome 12, icAntGran1.3, whole genome shotgun sequence DNA window includes the following coding sequences:
- the LOC126743011 gene encoding uncharacterized protein LOC126743011 — protein MPRIYKKKLGPQGKCNYDQEYIRRAVAAVRRGDMSMRQASERFGVPFSSIQRRYHGKHSLKYGRQPVLSGEQELRLKETIKICADWGFPLKSTDVRAIVQQYLNRLGVRDSRFKENMPGMDWFKSFMSRNKDLTVKLAENTKRVRGALTREVIQKYFENLQVTLKDVPAQNIINYDETNFVDDPGSAKVITKRGAKHAHRLIDSSKTSTTVMFAIAADGTLLPPYTVYKAKHSYDGWTEGGIEGARYNRSMSGWFDSDIFEDWFKTIVMPYFRKLAERKVLIGDNLNCHITTNVVQQCENNEIDFVLLPPNSTHLLQPLDVAYFRPLKAAWRSTLEQWKLKHRGVIPKTEFPRLLRQSVEKIGIKSKENSIAGFKACGIFPLDPNKVLNKIPRNLHIEENGENNDQAWSNTIISHLKNLKTTPNQSTKRGKKIIIEAGKSVSSQSLLSTIIDKTPTKKSSKKNMKKNERRALEISDDELDRELDKEFSLGDFENIVENFDEFDPNPSTSNDDTYMIDTDLSMEPRIGEFIIAKFPTEKRDRLFVGKIENCSKKKEFTINAMRKKGNSEKGCFVYPEIQDLCLISQDQIIRKLRQKSFKRGKFVFNLDNDEFKKLE, from the coding sequence ATGCcgagaatttacaaaaaaaaattggggccgCAGGGAAAATGTAACTACGATCAAGAATATATTCGTCGAGCAGTGGCAGCGGTTAGACGAGGTGATATGTCCATGAGACAAGCATCTGAAAGATTTGGTGTACCTTTCAGTAGCATTCAAAGAAGATATCATGgcaaacattctttaaaatatggtCGACAGCCTGTACTAAGTGGTGAGCAAGAGCTAAGACTAAAGGAGACAATCAAAATTTGCGCCGACTGGGGATTCCCATTAAAAAGTACAGATGTTAGAGCAATTGTGCAACAATATCTAAATAGACTAGGAGTAAGGGATtccagatttaaagaaaatatgccaGGGATGGACTGGTTCAAAAGTTTTATGAGCAGAAATAAAGACCTTACCGTTAAGTTGGCTGAAAATACAAAACGCGTTAGAGGTGCATTAACCCGCGaggttattcaaaaatattttgaaaacttgcaGGTCACGTTGAAAGACGTCCCTGctcaaaatattatcaattacgACGAGACCAATTTTGTGGATGATCCCGGGTCGGCTAAAGTAATTACAAAAAGAGGTGCAAAGCATGCCCATAGGTTAATAGACTCCTCAAAGACCAGCACAACTGTGATGTTTGCAATAGCCGCTGATGGAACATTACTGCCTCCATATACGGTATACAAGGCAAAACATTCCTATGATGGTTGGACAGAGGGAGGAATTGAAGGAGCAAGATATAACAGAAGCATGAGTGGATGGTTTGACTCTGATATATTTGAGGACTGGTTTAAGACAATTGTCATGCCTTATTTTCGAAAGCTTGCTGAGCGTAAAGTTTTAATAGGCGATAACTTAAATTGCCACATTACCACTAATGTCGTACAGCAATGTGAGaataatgaaattgattttgtcTTACTCCCTCCCAATTCAACTCATTTGCTTCAACCGCTCGATGTCGCGTATTTTAGGCCTTTAAAAGCTGCATGGAGATCCACCTTGGAACAATGGAAACTAAAACACCGTGGAGTCATTCCTAAAACGGAGTTTCCAAGGCTGCTGAGACAGAGTGTGGAAAAGATTGGCATAAAGTCGAAAGAAAATTCCATTGCTGGTTTTAAGGCATGTGGAATTTTTCCGCTCGATCccaataaagttttaaataaaattccacgAAATTTACACATCGAAGAAAATGGTGAGAATAATGATCAGGCCTGGAGTAACACAATAATCAgtcacctaaaaaatttaaaaactaccccGAATCAATCAACaaagagaggaaaaaaaattattatcgagGCTGGCAAAAGTGTGTCAAGTCAAAGTTTATTATCAACGATAATAGATAAAACACccacaaaaaaatcatctaaaaaaaacatgaaaaaaaacgaaagaagAGCCCTGGAAATATCGGATGATGAGTTAGATCGAGAGTTAGATAAAGAATTTTCCCTAGgtgatttcgaaaatattgttgaaaactTTGACGAGTTTGATCCAAATCCGTCGACATCGAATGATGATACTTACATGATCGACACAGACTTATCCATGGAGCCAAGGATTGGGgagtttattattgcaaagtttccaACCGAGAAACGAGATCGATTGTTTGTTGGCAAAATCGAGAAttgttcaaagaaaaaagaatttactaTAAATGCCATGAGAAAAAAGGGAAACTCGGAaaaggggtgttttgtttatcCAGAAATACAGGACCTTTGCCTAATAAGCCAAGaccaaattattagaaaactgcGTCAAAAGTCTTTCAAGAGgggtaaatttgtttttaacttaGACAACGAcgaatttaaaaagttggagtaa